In Streptococcus respiraculi, one DNA window encodes the following:
- a CDS encoding ABC transporter substrate-binding protein, whose translation MKFRKLVCSMLAGASILSLAACGNSGGSADKKDMSDSSDKTEITWWAFPVFTQENASDAVGTYEKSIIEAFEKANPDVKVKLETIDFKSGPEKIVTAIEAGTAPDVLFDAPGRIIQYGKNGKLAELNDLFTDEYVKDVANDNIINASKAGDKAYMYPISSAPFYMAMNKKMLEDAGVADLVKEGWTTADFEKVLKALKDKGYTPGSLFASGQGGDQGTRAFIANLYSGAVTDDAVSKYTTDDPKFVKGLEMASSWIKDGLLSNGSQFDGGADIQNFANGQTSYTILWAPSQNGIQGKLLEASKVEVVEVPFPSDEGKPDLEYLINGFCVFNNKDEKKIEASKKFIQFIADDKEWGPKDVKRTGAFPVRTSFGKLYDDKRMETLSSWTQYYSPYYNTIDGFAEMRTLWFPMLQAVSNGDEKADAALKTFTEKANETIQKAMK comes from the coding sequence ATGAAATTCAGAAAATTAGTTTGTTCTATGTTAGCAGGCGCGTCTATTTTATCTTTGGCAGCGTGTGGCAATTCTGGCGGAAGTGCTGATAAGAAAGATATGTCTGATAGCTCAGATAAAACAGAAATTACTTGGTGGGCTTTCCCAGTATTTACGCAAGAAAATGCAAGCGATGCTGTTGGAACATACGAAAAATCAATCATTGAAGCATTTGAAAAAGCAAATCCAGATGTAAAAGTAAAATTGGAAACAATCGACTTCAAGTCTGGTCCAGAAAAGATTGTAACAGCTATTGAAGCAGGAACAGCACCAGATGTACTCTTTGACGCACCAGGACGGATTATTCAATATGGTAAAAACGGTAAATTGGCTGAATTGAATGATCTCTTTACAGATGAGTACGTGAAAGATGTTGCCAATGATAATATCATCAATGCCAGCAAGGCAGGCGACAAAGCTTACATGTATCCAATTAGTTCGGCTCCATTCTACATGGCTATGAACAAGAAAATGCTTGAAGATGCTGGTGTGGCAGACCTTGTAAAAGAAGGTTGGACAACTGCTGACTTTGAAAAAGTATTAAAAGCATTGAAAGATAAGGGCTATACACCTGGTTCACTCTTTGCTAGTGGTCAAGGGGGAGACCAAGGGACTCGTGCCTTTATCGCAAACTTGTACAGTGGTGCAGTTACAGATGACGCTGTTAGTAAGTATACAACAGACGATCCAAAATTCGTGAAAGGTCTTGAAATGGCTTCTAGCTGGATTAAAGACGGTCTTCTTTCTAACGGTTCTCAATTTGACGGTGGAGCAGATATCCAAAACTTTGCAAACGGTCAAACTTCTTACACTATCCTTTGGGCACCATCACAAAATGGTATTCAAGGAAAACTCTTGGAAGCAAGTAAAGTAGAAGTCGTTGAAGTACCATTCCCATCTGACGAAGGTAAACCTGATTTGGAATACTTGATCAACGGATTCTGTGTCTTCAACAACAAAGATGAAAAGAAAATTGAAGCTTCTAAGAAATTCATCCAATTTATCGCAGACGATAAAGAATGGGGTCCAAAAGACGTGAAACGTACAGGAGCGTTCCCAGTCCGTACTTCATTTGGTAAATTGTATGATGACAAACGCATGGAAACTCTAAGTTCTTGGACTCAATACTACTCACCATACTACAACACAATTGATGGCTTTGCTGAAATGAGAACACTTTGGTTCCCTATGTTGCAAGCTGTATCAAATGGAGATGAGAAAGCTGATGCTGCTTTGAAGACATTTACTGAAAAAGCAAATGAAACTATTCAAAAAGCAATGAAATAA
- a CDS encoding carbohydrate ABC transporter permease: MKVNKIRMRETIVSYAFLAPVLVFFAIFVLAPMIMGFITSFFDYSMTAFQFVGLENYKRMFQDPVFIKSLINTVIIVIGSVPVVVFFSLFVASQTYSQNAIARSFYRFVFFLPVVTGSVAVTVVWKWIYDPLSGILNFVLKSGHFIEQNISWLGDKHWALLAIIVILLTTSVGQPIILYIAAMGNIDNSLVEAARVDGATELQVFWKIKWPSLLPTTLYIAIITTINSFQCFALIQLLTSGGPNYSTSTLMYYLYEKAFKLSEYGYANTMGVFLAVMIALISFAQFKILGNDVEY, translated from the coding sequence GTGAAAGTTAATAAAATAAGAATGAGAGAAACGATTGTTTCCTATGCATTTCTAGCACCGGTTTTAGTCTTCTTTGCCATATTTGTATTAGCTCCGATGATCATGGGATTTATCACTAGTTTCTTTGATTATTCGATGACGGCTTTTCAATTCGTTGGTTTGGAGAACTATAAACGGATGTTCCAAGATCCGGTATTTATCAAATCCTTGATTAATACCGTGATTATCGTAATCGGATCTGTACCAGTTGTTGTATTTTTCTCTTTATTTGTGGCGTCTCAGACCTACAGTCAAAATGCGATTGCTCGTTCCTTCTATCGGTTTGTCTTCTTCCTACCTGTTGTTACAGGGAGCGTTGCCGTAACGGTTGTTTGGAAATGGATCTACGATCCACTATCAGGGATTTTGAACTTTGTCCTTAAATCTGGTCACTTTATTGAGCAAAATATTAGCTGGCTTGGGGATAAACATTGGGCCTTGCTCGCTATCATTGTGATTCTCTTGACCACATCTGTCGGTCAACCGATTATTCTTTATATCGCTGCAATGGGAAATATTGATAATTCTCTTGTTGAGGCGGCACGTGTAGACGGTGCGACAGAATTGCAAGTCTTTTGGAAAATCAAGTGGCCAAGTTTATTGCCAACAACGCTTTATATCGCAATTATTACAACCATTAACTCTTTCCAATGTTTCGCGCTTATTCAGCTCTTAACATCTGGAGGACCAAACTACTCAACTAGTACCTTGATGTACTACCTATACGAAAAAGCTTTCAAGCTTTCTGAATATGGCTATGCAAATACTATGGGGGTCTTCCTTGCAGTCATGATTGCCCTTATCAGCTTTGCTCAATTCAAGATTCTTGGAAATGATGTGGAATACTAG
- a CDS encoding carbohydrate ABC transporter permease, giving the protein MKKKKLTPFTVISTIILLLLTVLFIFPFYWILTGAFKSQPDTIVIPPQWWPKMPTMENFERLVVQNPALQWMWNSVFISLATMLLVCVTSSLAGYVLAKKRFYGQRILFAIFIAAMALPKQVVLVPLVRIVNFLGIHDTLAAVILPLIGWPFGVFLMKQFSENIPTELLESAKIDGCGEVRTFWNVAFPIVKPGFAALAIFTFINSWNDYFMQLVMLTSRQNLTISLGVATMQAEMATDYGLIMAGAAMAAVPIVAVFLVFQKSFTQGITMGAVKG; this is encoded by the coding sequence ATGAAAAAGAAAAAATTAACTCCATTTACAGTGATTTCAACAATCATTTTGCTTTTGTTGACGGTACTCTTTATTTTCCCGTTTTACTGGATTTTGACAGGGGCCTTTAAATCTCAACCAGATACGATTGTGATTCCACCTCAGTGGTGGCCAAAAATGCCAACTATGGAGAACTTTGAGCGGTTGGTTGTGCAAAATCCTGCCCTTCAATGGATGTGGAATAGTGTCTTCATTTCGTTAGCAACCATGCTCTTGGTCTGTGTTACCTCTTCTTTGGCAGGCTATGTTCTTGCTAAGAAACGGTTCTATGGTCAACGGATTCTCTTTGCGATTTTCATTGCTGCTATGGCTCTTCCGAAGCAAGTTGTATTGGTACCGCTCGTTCGGATTGTCAATTTCTTAGGAATCCATGACACACTTGCTGCGGTTATATTACCACTAATTGGTTGGCCATTTGGAGTGTTCCTCATGAAACAATTCAGTGAAAACATTCCAACAGAGCTATTGGAATCAGCCAAGATTGACGGTTGTGGCGAAGTTCGGACCTTCTGGAATGTTGCCTTTCCAATTGTCAAACCAGGTTTTGCGGCCCTTGCGATTTTTACCTTTATCAATTCTTGGAATGACTACTTTATGCAGTTGGTTATGTTGACATCACGTCAAAATTTAACCATTTCACTAGGGGTTGCAACCATGCAGGCCGAAATGGCAACTGACTACGGACTCATCATGGCCGGAGCAGCCATGGCAGCCGTTCCAATCGTAGCCGTCTTCCTCGTATTCCAAAAATCATTCACACAAGGAATCACCATGGGAGCTGTTAAAGGTTGA
- a CDS encoding YhcH/YjgK/YiaL family protein yields MIFEQLQYIGRYRGLHPHLDQAIEYLLTHDMASFALGRYAINEDKVFFFVQDNQLNKEPDNQFEYHERFADIHFLIEGQELMHYGQQVKEVAKDYEKESDIGFVRCHLATPLHLTNENVAIFLPNEPHQPNLYNQAGDRVKKCVVKVLID; encoded by the coding sequence ATGATTTTTGAACAATTACAATATATAGGTCGTTATCGTGGTTTGCACCCCCATCTGGATCAAGCGATTGAGTATTTGTTAACACACGATATGGCGAGCTTTGCTTTAGGGCGATACGCCATCAATGAAGACAAGGTCTTCTTCTTTGTGCAGGATAATCAACTCAATAAAGAACCAGATAATCAGTTTGAATACCATGAACGTTTTGCAGATATTCACTTTTTAATAGAAGGACAGGAATTGATGCATTACGGCCAGCAGGTGAAAGAAGTTGCTAAGGATTATGAAAAAGAGAGCGACATTGGCTTTGTCCGTTGTCATCTTGCGACTCCGCTTCATCTGACAAATGAAAATGTAGCGATTTTCCTACCAAATGAACCTCACCAGCCCAATCTATATAATCAGGCAGGTGACAGGGTCAAGAAATGTGTAGTAAAAGTGCTTATTGATTAA